Genomic window (Primulina eburnea isolate SZY01 chromosome 8, ASM2296580v1, whole genome shotgun sequence):
gtactatgatagatgctgctgcctgtggtaacttactgaggaagacggctgaggaaggatatgagttattagaggagatggctgctagtagctatcaGCCTCAGTCTGATAGACAGAGACGAGGTGCTGGGGTTAATCAAGTTACTGATTTGTCTGCGGtgtcagcacagttagaggctttgaacagaaagattgatgggatgagtgcgagtggatcggctatgcgtctgcaagaaattttctgtgataagtgtggaggtgagcatgacgtgcaggattgccaagatggaaatccattctatgtgcctgaaGGAGCACCGGTAAAGCAAGTGGTATTCCAGAACCGTCCAAGAAATGACCCGTATTCAaacacatataatccgggatggaggaatcacccaaacttttcatggggaggtcaaaacaaccagAATCGCCAgcaaagaggtccaccatatgggatgcaccaagggttcaagccagaaccgcctagggaggagaagtcaaatttagagcaaatgatgactaaatttatttctgcaaccgagacgagatttcagaatcaggatgcatccataaaagggttagagaatcaaattggacaattggctaagttaattgctaatagggagcaaggaacTTTGCCGAGCAACACGGAGACTAACCCGAGAGAGCATGTGAAAGCTGTGGAATTGCGCAGTGGAAAGGCAATTGAGTCTAAGGAGGAAAAGAACAAGCaaggtgaggatgaggtggaacaacaaggaggtaagtcttctaactctactttTACCCCTATTGCACCGAGTAAAATTGTTATCCccccaccttttcctgcagcactgaaaaaagctaagttagatgcacaatttggtaaatttcttgagatattcaaaaaattgcatattaacattccttttgctgatgctttactgaatatgccaagttatgcaaaattcttgaaagatatcttagcaaacaagcggaagctagaagatcatatgactgtgaacttgactgaaaattgctccgctttagttcaaaacaggatgcctcctaagcaaaaagatccagggagtttctctataccttgcattattggtgatattaattttcataaagctctatgtgatcttggtgcgagtattaatttgatgccgtattctgtgtttaggagactgggattgggtgaacccaagccaactaggatgtcattgcagctggctgacagatctgtcaagtatccacgtgggattatcgaagatgtcttggtgaaagtggataagtttatttttcctgcagattttgtagtacttgatatggaggaagatttggagatgcctttaatcctagggagaccatttctggctacagggaaagcactgatcgatgttgacgagggaaaattgagactgagagttggagaagaagaaattatttttgatgtctttaatactctcaagcacacaatgcacgatgatagttgttttcgcgttgatgtcttagattctcttgtttgtgattttgtgcaggatggattgcaagagccattggaggctactctcactactgaaaaaCAGGAGGACGAGCTGGACGAGGAAaggatggagatggtagctcatttgaatgccattccaccttggagaaagcaagtgaggcttcgactagaggaattgggggatagaaaagatttaatgcctcaaaagtcaagcctagaggagccacccactttggagctcaaaccactacctccacatctcaagtacgtatatttaggagaaaataataaactgcctgttattatttcctcttctttgacagatgatatggagagtaagctcttgggagtccttaaggagcatagaggagcattcgcttggaaagtttcggacatcaaggggataagtccttcgatctgcatgcacaaaatcctaatggaggataagtactcacctctagcacaaccacaaaggagactcaatccaaagatgcaagaggtagtaaaagctgaaacgatcaaacttctggacgcaggtattatctatcctatatctgatagtgcgtgggtaagtcctgtacaatgtgtgcctaaaaagggtgggattactgttattaccaatgaaaaaaatgagttgattcccactagaatcGTCACGGGTTGGCGTATGTGCatggattataggaaattaaatgatgcaacccgtaaagatcacttccccttgccatttattgatcaaatgattgaacgattagccggtcatgaattttactgttttttggatggatattcgggatacaaccaaatcacaattgcacccgaggaccaagagaaaactactttcacttgcccttatggtacttttgcgtttaggcgtatgccctttggtctatgcaatgcacctgctacatttcaaagatgcatgaccgctatttttcatgacatgattgagaattttcttgaagtttttatggatgatttctctatttttggctcttcatttgatgaatgtttaaaaaatttgaatttggtgctcattagatgtgaagagagcaatttggtgttaaattgggagaaatgtcacttcatggtgcaagaggggattgtgttaggacacaaagtatcggagaatggaatcgaggtcgacaaggccaaggtggaagtGATCAAAAATCTACCACCACCTTCATCGATAAAGGGAGTTCGAAGTTTCCTAGGCCATGcgggtttttataggcgttttattaaggatttttctaaaattgttaaacctttatcctctttgttgatgaaagatgttgagtttaattttgattctacttgtctgcaggcattcgaAGTACTCAAGAagagcttggtgacagcacctgtgctgactgcccctgattgggagttaccgtttgaggtaatgtgcgatgctagtgatacagctgttggtgcggtgctgggtcaaaggaagaacaaggtatttcataccatctactatgcaagtaagaccttaaatgatgctcaattgaattatgctactactgaaaaggaactacttgctatagtatttgcttttgagaaatttcattcataccttgttctgtctaaagtgattgtgtatacagatcattctgccctaaaatacttgcttgctaagaaagatgcgaaacctaggttaattaggtggattttactgttgaaagaatttgatctcgagattcgagataaaaagggtgtagaaaatgtggttgctgatcatctgtctaggcttgaggaTGTTAGAATTAATGGCGTTAACactgatatagatgactggttccctgatgagcaattgtttgaggtaaatgcgtgcccttggtatgccaatttcgcaaattttcttgtcactggcacacctcccccaaatttatcgtttcaccaaagaaagaaattcttttctgacgtgaaatattatttttgggaggaaccgtttttgtttaaaatctgtgcagatgccatgataaggagatgtgtagcggaggaggaaaccagtcaaattctgaaccactgccatgaccgtgaggtaggtggtcactttggacccatacagacggcatctaaggtactcgaatgtggcttctattggccaactctttttaaggatgctcgtttgtatgttctcaattgtgatagatgccaacgcacaggtaatatttctaaccgtcatgagatgcctttgaataacattattgagtgtgaaatatttgatgtgtgggggattgattttatgggtccttttcctgcgtcttttacaaagaaatttattttggtggcagtggagtatgtatctaaatgggtggaggcggaggcttgtgccacgaatgatgcacaagtggtgttaaaatttttgaaaaaacacatttttaatcgattcggtacaccacgtgcaatcataagtgatggtggcacccatttttgcaacaaaatttttgataaactgatgggcaaatatggtgtcacccacaaagtttccactccataccacCCTCAGactagtggacaagttgaagtgtccaatcgagagattaagaggattttagaaaagacggttaat
Coding sequences:
- the LOC140837827 gene encoding uncharacterized protein; translation: MAASSYQPQSDRQRRGAGVNQVTDLSAVSAQEQGTLPSNTETNPREHVKAVELRSGKAIESKEEKNKQGEDEVEQQGGKSSNSTFTPIAPSKIVIPPPFPAALKKAKLDAQFGKFLEIFKKLHINIPFADALLNMPSYAKFLKDILANKRKLEDHMTVNLTENCSALVQNRMPPKQKDPGSFSIPCIIGDINFHKALCDLGASINLMPYSVFRRLGLGEPKPTRMSLQLADRSVKYPRGIIEDVLVKVDKFIFPADFVVLDMEEDLEMPLILGRPFLATGKALIDVDEGKLRLRVGEEEIIFDVFNTLKHTMHDDSCFRVDVLDSLVCDFVQDGLQEPLEATLTTEKQEDELDEERMEMVAHLNAIPPWRKQVRLRLEELGDRKDLMPQKSSLEEPPTLELKPLPPHLKYVYLGENNKLPVIISSSLTDDMESKLLGVLKEHRGAFAWKVSDIKGISPSICMHKILMEDKYSPLAQPQRRLNPKMQEVVKAETIKLLDAGIIYPISDSAWVSPVQCVPKKGGITVITNEKNELIPTRIVTGWRMCMDYRKLNDATRKDHFPLPFIDQMIERLAGHEFYCFLDGYSGYNQITIAPEDQEKTTFTCPYGTFAFRRMPFGLCNAPATFQRCMTAIFHDMIENFLEVFMDDFSIFGSSFDECLKNLNLVLIRCEESNLVLNWEKCHFMVQEGIVLGHKVSENGIEVDKAKVEVIKNLPPPSSIKGVRSFLGHAGFYRRFIKDFSKIVKPLSSLLMKDVEFNFDSTCLQAFEVLKKSLVVAFSSENTSLGRYICESPLFQSSRHDFSGQIYTLLPPTPPPPPLRRRRRHLFRSFQAPSTSTTPGSSFVHSSQTMASKRSKVTRGTSSSRSTPSIFVNDRARERWEHAKLHRKPIPERGCTSWILDNVFEELEVAGRGWTNFLAQPNAAVVPVVREFYANAPEGTENKARVRGRQVPYDPKTINDLLGLPAVDDSVFQAWVLNPDYDLIIHTLCYPGSTWKQPGTYMVFLEKFLKVEAALWYAFLSKRLMPVGHTSDVQRDRAVVLYAIYTGMPIDVGKLIFGQLTICINCNNLAFYFPTIVTELCARAGVIFAHDDEWLPPLRAIDEALHTSKYAKRRDELPADVFYGHVQAAPPPPVFGHPPPPQPRRRAIRDRVDELGAWATYQTHYQAIDQAHTLNIEYLVQGISTHLGLDTSGRPPVPAYPPPFHFQYTYPMPPAADEGNPPPEHDEEEEF